In Ancylothrix sp. D3o, the following proteins share a genomic window:
- a CDS encoding Txe/YoeB family addiction module toxin, whose protein sequence is MAKKDKQESQQTPIRDAVFREKFREDLVYWIETDRKTALRAFKVIEAIMRDPFTGIGKPEPLKYLEPGTWSRRLTQEHRIVYLVRDDRIDFLQARYHYE, encoded by the coding sequence TTGGCGAAGAAGGATAAGCAGGAATCACAACAAACGCCAATTAGAGATGCTGTTTTTAGGGAAAAGTTTCGAGAAGATTTGGTTTATTGGATCGAGACAGACCGAAAAACTGCTCTGCGTGCTTTTAAAGTAATTGAGGCGATTATGCGTGACCCTTTTACAGGAATTGGTAAGCCGGAACCCCTTAAATATTTAGAGCCTGGTACATGGTCACGCCGGCTGACTCAAGAACACCGCATCGTTTATTTAGTTAGGGATGATCGCATTGATTTTTTGCAAGCTAGGTATCACTATGAATAA